A genome region from Crossiella equi includes the following:
- a CDS encoding polysaccharide lyase family 7 protein, which yields MKRTHRAGRALLVLALVAGAAGAHLPAAAAAGSPLPVAGVRASADDGNVAANTLDRDPATRWSAQGDGVWIEYDLGSAQTIGSVSLAWHKGETRRDTFDVQLSADATVWTTVVSRATTSGSTLAAQTVDFADRPARYLRVVGHGNTGNDWTSITETTVHGADGGGGECRYPADVLDLANWYIGLPIGEAEKPKNVEQPELATYSVDPWFRATPDCTAVQFRAAVNGVTTSGSNYPRSELREMNGQNKASWSSTSGTHTMVIDQAITAVPQGRPNVVAGQIHDASDDVSVFRLEGSKLWVTSGNDKHTLLTDSYRLGTRFEARFTVSGGKIKAYYNGELRATLDKRFTGGYFKAGAYTQANCGNTSPCGSGNFGEVKIYGLRVTHGGEQPADETQAAVRHDWGTPLPISDEFGYTGPVDPAKWAVPSGTVGGTPGCWEGHAKNGRRCAKNSTVAGGIMTMRGEANGDTGWLRQKRDEQYGRWEIRSRSRNTGDSGGLYHPLHLIWPTAGNRLENGEYDWVEYSNPDAQCLTAFLHYPKSPTDKKERRDLCPLDMTQWHNFAFEWTAQGLVGFVDGVEWFRLSGGTSSDRGDIQAMPSGHLNIQLDNFTGAGGLRPAVFEVDWVRVYDV from the coding sequence TTGAAACGCACTCATCGTGCCGGTCGCGCGCTCCTGGTGCTGGCCCTGGTGGCCGGGGCCGCCGGAGCGCACCTGCCGGCCGCCGCGGCCGCCGGTTCCCCGTTGCCCGTCGCGGGCGTGCGGGCCAGCGCCGACGACGGCAACGTCGCCGCCAACACCCTCGACCGCGACCCGGCCACCCGCTGGTCGGCGCAGGGCGACGGGGTGTGGATCGAGTACGACCTGGGGTCGGCGCAGACCATCGGATCGGTGTCCTTGGCCTGGCACAAGGGGGAAACCCGGCGGGACACCTTCGACGTGCAGCTCTCCGCCGACGCCACCGTCTGGACCACCGTCGTCTCCCGGGCCACCACCAGCGGGAGCACGCTGGCCGCGCAGACCGTGGACTTCGCCGACCGCCCGGCCCGGTACCTGCGGGTGGTCGGGCACGGCAACACCGGCAACGACTGGACCAGCATCACCGAGACCACGGTCCACGGCGCGGACGGCGGGGGCGGGGAATGCCGCTACCCGGCCGACGTGCTGGATCTGGCCAACTGGTACATCGGGCTGCCCATCGGGGAGGCGGAGAAGCCGAAGAACGTCGAGCAGCCGGAGCTGGCCACCTACTCGGTCGATCCGTGGTTCCGCGCCACCCCGGACTGCACCGCGGTGCAGTTCCGGGCCGCGGTCAACGGGGTCACCACCAGCGGGTCGAACTACCCGCGCTCGGAGCTGCGCGAGATGAACGGCCAGAACAAGGCCAGCTGGTCCTCCACCAGCGGCACGCACACCATGGTGATCGACCAGGCCATCACCGCGGTGCCACAGGGCAGGCCGAACGTGGTGGCGGGGCAGATCCACGACGCCAGTGACGACGTCTCGGTGTTCCGGCTGGAGGGCAGCAAGCTCTGGGTGACCAGCGGCAACGACAAGCACACGCTGCTCACCGACTCCTACCGGCTGGGCACCCGGTTCGAGGCCAGGTTCACGGTCTCCGGGGGCAAGATCAAGGCCTACTACAATGGCGAGCTGCGGGCGACGCTGGACAAGCGGTTCACCGGTGGTTACTTCAAGGCCGGGGCCTACACCCAGGCCAACTGCGGCAACACCTCCCCGTGCGGCAGCGGCAACTTCGGCGAGGTCAAGATCTACGGCCTGCGGGTGACGCACGGCGGTGAGCAGCCCGCCGACGAGACCCAGGCGGCGGTGCGGCACGACTGGGGCACCCCGCTGCCGATCTCCGACGAGTTCGGCTACACCGGCCCGGTGGACCCGGCCAAGTGGGCGGTGCCCTCCGGCACCGTCGGCGGCACCCCGGGCTGCTGGGAGGGCCACGCCAAGAACGGCCGCCGCTGCGCCAAGAACAGCACCGTGGCCGGCGGCATCATGACCATGCGCGGGGAGGCCAACGGCGACACCGGCTGGCTGCGGCAGAAGCGGGACGAGCAGTACGGCCGCTGGGAGATCCGCTCCCGCTCCCGCAACACCGGCGACAGCGGCGGGCTCTACCACCCGCTGCACCTGATCTGGCCCACCGCGGGCAACCGGCTGGAGAACGGCGAGTACGACTGGGTCGAGTACTCCAACCCCGACGCCCAGTGCCTGACCGCCTTCCTGCACTACCCGAAGAGCCCCACGGACAAGAAGGAACGCCGGGACCTGTGCCCGCTGGACATGACCCAGTGGCACAACTTCGCCTTCGAGTGGACCGCGCAGGGCCTGGTCGGGTTCGTGGACGGGGTCGAGTGGTTCCGGCTCTCCGGCGGGACGAGCTCGGACCGCGGGGACATCCAGGCGATGCCCTCGGGGCACCTGAACATCCAGCTGGACAACTTCACCGGCGCGGGCGGGCTGCGCCCGGCGGTGTTCGAGGTGGACTGGGTGCGGGTGTACGACGTCTGA